Proteins encoded together in one Lepisosteus oculatus isolate fLepOcu1 chromosome 2, fLepOcu1.hap2, whole genome shotgun sequence window:
- the hlx1 gene encoding H2.0-like homeobox protein isoform X2, producing the protein MYTTGLNPFYPSNFSLWSAYCSSGFPLDSVKKPSFCIADILHVGDAENIPGSSAIVAHLGPHSHVHSSGSPLRPSPLAPESSVFSPRVSPASSFHRHHGIHGASHGSRLQLNCSPQQAPAPASKDLKFGIDRILSTEFDPKAKECTTLRGPYAVLTKDTMPQTYKRKRSWSRAVFSNLQRKGLEKRFEIQKYVTKPDRKQLAAMLGLTDAQVKVWFQNRRMKWRHSKEAQAQKDKEKEQPDKSPASVAQDAEQKQNESECESGGSDSEFEDGQDKSDNDIAEHNKTRVINPGAVSLHTEEASSSKAITETTALLSSQILL; encoded by the exons ATGTATACTACAGGACTAAACCCGTTTTATCCATCTAATTTCAGTCTGTGGTCGGCTTATTGCTCCAGTGGCTTTCCCTTGGATTCTGTGAAGAAACCTTCATTTTGCATCGCTGATATATTACATGTTGGAGACGCAGAAAACATACCTGGATCTTCCGCGATTGTGGCTCATTTAGGACCTCATTCTCATGTCCATTCTTCAGGATCCCCGTTGCGCCCGTCTCCTTTGGCCCCAGAGTCGTCTGTTTTTAGTCCCAGAGTGAGTCCAGCCTCCTCTTTTCACCGACATCATGGAATACACGGAGCCTCTCATGGTTCGAGGCTGCAGCTGAACTGTTCTCCCCAGCAGGCTCCTGCCCCCGCAAGCAAAGATCTCAAGTTTGGGATAGACCGTATTTTGTCGACAGAATTTGATCCCAAAGCAAAGGAATGCACGACTTTGAGAG GTCCATATGCGGTTCTTACGAAAGACACAATGCCGCAGACCTACAAAAGAAAACGCTCCTGGTCAAGAGCTGTATTTTCCAACCTTCAGAGGAAAGGACTAGAAAAAAGATTCGAAATCCAAAAGTATGTCACCAAACCAGACAGAAAACAACTGGCAGCCATGCTGGGCCTAACAGATGCTCAG GTTAAAGTCTGGTTTCAAAACAGAAGAATGAAATGGAGACACTCGAAAGAAGCCCAAGCGCAGAAAGACAAGGAGAAGGAGCAGCCCGATAAGTCACCGGCTTCCGTCGCACAAGACgcagagcagaagcagaacGAGTCCGAATGCGAGAGCGGAGGAAGTGACTCCGAGTTCGAGGACGGTCAGGATAAGAGTGACAATGACATTGCAGAGCACAATAAAACAAGAGTTATCAACCCTGGCGCTGTCTCTTTACATACTGAAGAGGCATCCTCAAGCAAAGCAATCACAGAAACGACTGCGTTACTCTCATCGCAAATACTGTtgtaa
- the hlx1 gene encoding H2.0-like homeobox protein isoform X1, whose translation MYTTGLNPFYPSNFSLWSAYCSSGFPLDSVKKPSFCIADILHVGDAENIPGSSAIVAHLGPHSHVHSSGSPLRPSPLAPESSVFSPRVSPASSFHRHHGIHGASHGSRLQLNCSPQQAPAPASKDLKFGIDRILSTEFDPKAKECTTLRDLTSIISSNRQSGLHVSLPSANHYFASLEPGISDPTSIMSSVGCGSRQSVQHQFQDTFPGPYAVLTKDTMPQTYKRKRSWSRAVFSNLQRKGLEKRFEIQKYVTKPDRKQLAAMLGLTDAQVKVWFQNRRMKWRHSKEAQAQKDKEKEQPDKSPASVAQDAEQKQNESECESGGSDSEFEDGQDKSDNDIAEHNKTRVINPGAVSLHTEEASSSKAITETTALLSSQILL comes from the exons ATGTATACTACAGGACTAAACCCGTTTTATCCATCTAATTTCAGTCTGTGGTCGGCTTATTGCTCCAGTGGCTTTCCCTTGGATTCTGTGAAGAAACCTTCATTTTGCATCGCTGATATATTACATGTTGGAGACGCAGAAAACATACCTGGATCTTCCGCGATTGTGGCTCATTTAGGACCTCATTCTCATGTCCATTCTTCAGGATCCCCGTTGCGCCCGTCTCCTTTGGCCCCAGAGTCGTCTGTTTTTAGTCCCAGAGTGAGTCCAGCCTCCTCTTTTCACCGACATCATGGAATACACGGAGCCTCTCATGGTTCGAGGCTGCAGCTGAACTGTTCTCCCCAGCAGGCTCCTGCCCCCGCAAGCAAAGATCTCAAGTTTGGGATAGACCGTATTTTGTCGACAGAATTTGATCCCAAAGCAAAGGAATGCACGACTTTGAGAG ATCTAACATCCATCATTAGCTCCAATCGTCAGTCGGGTCTCCACGTCTCCTTGCCTTCAGCAAACCACTACTTCGCGTCTCTAGAACCGGGGATAAGTGACCCTACGTCCATCATGAGCTCAGTTGGCTGCGGATCCCGGCAATCAGTTCAGCATCAGTTTCAAGACACTTTTCCAG GTCCATATGCGGTTCTTACGAAAGACACAATGCCGCAGACCTACAAAAGAAAACGCTCCTGGTCAAGAGCTGTATTTTCCAACCTTCAGAGGAAAGGACTAGAAAAAAGATTCGAAATCCAAAAGTATGTCACCAAACCAGACAGAAAACAACTGGCAGCCATGCTGGGCCTAACAGATGCTCAG GTTAAAGTCTGGTTTCAAAACAGAAGAATGAAATGGAGACACTCGAAAGAAGCCCAAGCGCAGAAAGACAAGGAGAAGGAGCAGCCCGATAAGTCACCGGCTTCCGTCGCACAAGACgcagagcagaagcagaacGAGTCCGAATGCGAGAGCGGAGGAAGTGACTCCGAGTTCGAGGACGGTCAGGATAAGAGTGACAATGACATTGCAGAGCACAATAAAACAAGAGTTATCAACCCTGGCGCTGTCTCTTTACATACTGAAGAGGCATCCTCAAGCAAAGCAATCACAGAAACGACTGCGTTACTCTCATCGCAAATACTGTtgtaa